A region of the Bacteroidales bacterium genome:
AAAGTACCCTTGAGTTGACTTTGCCCAGGCTTAACATCGGAGCCGCCAAGCGTTTTGATATGCCAAAAAAATTCTCGGCATTGATTGCGGTGGACCTTGATATGACTTTTGATGGAAAAAGAAATGTGCTGATACGTAGCAATCTTCTTTCCATTGACCCTCATGGAGGCTTGGAGCTGGGATATAATGATATTATTTTCGTACGGGCTGGTTTTGGGAATATCCAGAAAGAAACGGATTTTGAAGGCAAGAAGAAAATTACATTTCAACCGAACATAGGTGTGGGTATAGTAATTAAAAAAATCGTTGCCATTGATTATGCTTTTACCGACATCGGCAACGCATCCATTGCGCTTTATTCTCACGTTTTTTCACTGAAACTTAATATAAATAGGAAAAAAACAGTTTCTGTTGACAATGTCGAAAAGCCACAATAAGCACAGATTAATATTTATGAAAAAATTTTTACCTGCAATTTTCATTTTTTTTGTTTTTTTTTGCAGGCATTCAAACGCCCAATCTTTTGGCAATGAATGGATAAACTTTTCTCAATCTTACTATAAGTTTTATGTCAGTCAGAATGGGGTTTATCGCTTAAACTATAACGCTTTGATTTCTGCAGGGGTACCTGTCAATAGCATTAATCCGAAGAATATTCAGATATTTAATAAAGGATTTGAGCAACACATATTTATAAGTGGAGAAAACGACAATGTATTTAATACGGGCGATTATATTGAGATTTATGCGGAGAAAAACGACGGCTCGCTAGATGCGCCGTTGTATAAAAATCCCGATGCTCAGGCAAACAAAAACTATAGCCTGTTTAATGATTCATCTGCATATTTTATTACCTGGAACAATTCACTAAATAATCTCAGAGTACTTGCGGATAATGACATAAATTTTACAGCCTACACTCCTGTCCCATACATATATGTGCTTTCAAGACTTGATTATACGAATGCTTATTATGCTGGCCAAAAAAACTCAACCGGAATTTTCGACCCGGAATATACTGAAGGAACCGGATGGTTTGATAATGCCTTTGGGTTAGGACAGCAGATTACCAGAAATATCCCCACTACCAATAAGTACGATTCAGGCCCCAACGCTTCTGTAAATATTGTTACGTTGGGAGTTTCTAATGTTGCTTTTTTAAATCCCGACCATCACCTCAATATCACTTGTGCGGGTTATATTATTGATACTATTTTTGATGGGTACAAACTATTAAAATTTGATTTTGAAATTTCTACAGCCAGTCTTGGGACAAGCAATACTGCATTAATATTTAAATCAATCAATGACCTGGGAGCTTCTTCCGACAGAAACGCTATTTCATATATACAGGTAAAATATCCGCATACATTAAACCTTGAAGGAAGTTCTAAATTTTTGTTTTATGCAAAAGATGCTGTACAAGCAAAATCTTTGTTCTTTTTTACAAATTTTAATGCGGCTTCAGGCGATACAGTCAGGCTGTATGATGTTACCAATCACCGTCGTATTAAAGTTATTTACGAAGGGGGTGTTTACAAGTGCCTGTTGCCCAATTCAGGAAATGAGAAGAAGTGTTTTCTGACATCTGATAATAACATCTCTTATATTGACCGGATTTATCCTGTAAGTCCTGATGCGCATTTTATAAATTATCTGAGTATTGCCAACACTCAATTTTCCGATTATTTTATCATTACCCATCCTACATTATGGGATGAAGCCGAAAATTATGCCTCTTATAGAAATACAACAGGATATAATGCACTTACTGTCAATGTGGAACATTTGTACGACCAGTTTGCCTATGGTGTGTTGAAATCTCCTCTTAGCATCAGAAATTTTATACGTTATGCGAATGTTTATTTTTCAGAAAAACCAAAACACTTGTTTTTAATTGGAAAAGGTTTTCGTGCAGGTTATGACGGGTCCTCAGTTAGTTACAGAAAAAGTGCAACTTATTTCAATCAAACCCTGGTTCCTTCGTTTGGTTCTTCACCTTCCGATTTGTTATTTTCACAAGGCATAGCTGACACAACTTATCTGCCGTCAATTGCAACAGGGCGTTTGAGTGCTCAATCACCACAGGACGTGGCAGTTTACCTGAACAAGGTTATGCAGTTTGAGCAGGCTCAAAACATTCCGGAAGAGTGGATGAAAAAAGTTTTACATTTTGGAGGTGGATCTTCTTCGATTGAACAGGGGCAATTTGCCGGATACCTTGAAAATTATAAGCAAATAATTGAGCAACCTTTTTATGGCGCCGAAGTAAAAACTTTTCTCAAAACCTCATCCTCTCCTATGCAAATAAACCAGTCGGATTCTTTAAAAATAATTATTAATAACGGCGTATCCATGATGACTTTTTTTGGACATGCCGGGTCCATTGGGTTTGACAATTCTCTTGACCATCCTTCGGAATACGACAATTACGGGAAATACCCTTTTATTCTTGCAAATTCGTGTTATTCAGGAGATATCTTTCTCAACTGGAGTACTACGAGTGAAGAATTTGTTTTGATTGAAAATAAAGGCTCTATAGCCTTTTTAGCATCCATTGCACAAGGTATACCATGGGCTTTAAATGTTTTTTCAAACGAACTCTATCGCCAGATTTCCTATAAAAACTATGGCAAAACTATTGGGGAATTAATAAATAAAACTATAGATTCTGTTAAATCACCTGACATTACTATAAAGGAAACACTATTAACCATGACATTGCATGGGGACCCAGCAATAAAATTAAATGTTTATGAAAAACCGGATTATACTATAGCTCCAGAAAAGGTATGGTTTGACCCGCCGGAAGTTAATTCGGAGCTTGATACTTTTAATATAAATATTATCTCAACCAATATCGGTATGGCCATTGCCGATTCATTCATCATACAAACCGTGAGAGTTTTCCCCGATGGCTCAAGCCAGGAATATTACAATATGATCAAGGCTCCATATTTTAAAGATACCCTGTCGTTAAAAATCCCATTAGACTTTACAGCAGGTCTGGGCTTAAATAAATTCCGCATTTACCTTGATTTTTATCACGAAATTGATGAGTTGTCCGAAACAAATAATTATACAGAAGTGATGTTGATGATAAAATCATCTGATATTGTCCCTGTTTATCCATACAAATATGCCGTAATACCAGATTTACCTCTTACGCTAAAAGCCTCAACAAGTTATACCTTTCTGGGGTCCACAGATTTTGAATTTCAGCTGGACACTACAGATGCATTTAACAGCCCGGTAAAACAAACATTTCACATAACACATTCGGGCGGAGTGGTTGAATGGGCTCCTGTGTTTCCCATAACTACCGACAGCATAGTTTATTTCTGGCGAGTAAGCGTTGATTCAAATTCATCACATAACTACAACTGGCGTGAAAGTTCATTTCAGTATATTTCAGGGAAAAGAGGCTGGGGACAGGCACATTTTTATCAATTTAAAAATGATGATTATCAATATGTGAATTACAATAAACCCCAAAGGCGTTTTGATTTTATGAATGACATAAAATCCATTATGTGTCAGACCGGATATTATCCATATATTCCATGGCAGGATATTTTATATAAAGTTAATAATGTAATCATGACACAATGGACAGCACTGGGTGAATCTGGTAATGGAATGCTGGTAGCTGTGTTTGATTCTGTTTCAGGCGAGCCATGGATAAACTATAATTCATCTTCATTTACGCCACTCTTTGATTATTCATGTTCAAGTACGAACGGACGAAACGCTTTACGAAGTTTCATTTCAGATTTTATTCCCGATGGAAATTATGTGCTGGTATACAGCCATAAAAATCACAATGCTGCAAATTATGAAGAAGAGCTTTATCAAAGTTTTGAATCCCTTGGAAGCTCCTATATTCGTTTTTTGCCCAACAATATTCCTTACATTCTTTTTGGCAAAAAGGGAAGCCCTATTGGCTCTGCTCACGAAGAACAAGGTTTGAGTATCAATTCCATAATTAAATTGTATGACAGTATACCAACAAAATGGAAAGAAGGCTACATACTTTCAGAAATAATTGGTCCTGCCAGCAATTGGAGTTCAATGCACTGGAGACAAGAAGCTTTCGAACAAGAAAATACCGACGAAGTCAAACTACATGTTTTAGGTATAAGAAATAATGGAGTTATTGATACCCTTATAAAAAACATACCTCCCGATTCTGGTGATATTTATAATCTTAACACCAGAATTAATGCAACACTCTATCCCCGCCTAAAACTTCTTGTTACTATGCGTGACGATTCATTGCACACTCCCCCACAAATGTGTCGCTGGCAGGTATTATACGAAGGTGCTCCCGAAACAGCTCTAAATCCTTCGCTTCATTATGCTTTTTATAAGGATACGGTTCAGGAGGGAGAGAATATTTTGTTTTCAACTGCCACACAGAACATTAGTACTTACGATATGGATAGTTTGCTAATCAAATACTGGGTGGTGGATAAAAACTTGCTGAAGCATCCTATTGGTTCTTTCAGGCAAAGGCCTCACCCTGCCGGGGATGTGCTGAAAGATACTGTTATTTTTTCAACAAAAAACCTGGATGGTCTGAATAGCTTATGGATAGAAGTGAATCCCGACAATGACCAGATGGAACAATTTCATTTTAACAATCTCGGAGAAGTGAAATTTTATGTTGGAAAAGACATAACAAATCCGATACTTGATGTAACTTTTGATGGAGTACATATTATGGATGGAGATATCGTTTCTTCAAAACCGGAAATACAAATTACGCTGAAAGATGAAAATAAATTTTTCGCATTGAACGATACAGCTTGTTTTCGGGTATATATTCAATATCCCGGGAGTACAACAATGACCAGAATATATTTTATGCAAAACGGACAGGAATTCATGCAATTTATACCAGCCGTACTGCCTAATAACAGCTGCAAAATCATATATAATACAGAATTACCCCAGGATGGTACATACAAGCTTTTTGTTGAAGCTCAGGATGTATCACGTAATGAATCCGGGAGCAACGACTATTCAATAAGTTTTGAGGTAATCAACAAACCAACCATCACCCAGGTTATGAATTGGCCCAACCCCTTTACAACAGCTACCCATTTTGTTTTTACAATCACCGGCTCCGAAATTCCAACATATTTTAAAATTCAGATAATGACCATAACGGGAAAAG
Encoded here:
- a CDS encoding C25 family cysteine peptidase; translated protein: MKKFLPAIFIFFVFFCRHSNAQSFGNEWINFSQSYYKFYVSQNGVYRLNYNALISAGVPVNSINPKNIQIFNKGFEQHIFISGENDNVFNTGDYIEIYAEKNDGSLDAPLYKNPDAQANKNYSLFNDSSAYFITWNNSLNNLRVLADNDINFTAYTPVPYIYVLSRLDYTNAYYAGQKNSTGIFDPEYTEGTGWFDNAFGLGQQITRNIPTTNKYDSGPNASVNIVTLGVSNVAFLNPDHHLNITCAGYIIDTIFDGYKLLKFDFEISTASLGTSNTALIFKSINDLGASSDRNAISYIQVKYPHTLNLEGSSKFLFYAKDAVQAKSLFFFTNFNAASGDTVRLYDVTNHRRIKVIYEGGVYKCLLPNSGNEKKCFLTSDNNISYIDRIYPVSPDAHFINYLSIANTQFSDYFIITHPTLWDEAENYASYRNTTGYNALTVNVEHLYDQFAYGVLKSPLSIRNFIRYANVYFSEKPKHLFLIGKGFRAGYDGSSVSYRKSATYFNQTLVPSFGSSPSDLLFSQGIADTTYLPSIATGRLSAQSPQDVAVYLNKVMQFEQAQNIPEEWMKKVLHFGGGSSSIEQGQFAGYLENYKQIIEQPFYGAEVKTFLKTSSSPMQINQSDSLKIIINNGVSMMTFFGHAGSIGFDNSLDHPSEYDNYGKYPFILANSCYSGDIFLNWSTTSEEFVLIENKGSIAFLASIAQGIPWALNVFSNELYRQISYKNYGKTIGELINKTIDSVKSPDITIKETLLTMTLHGDPAIKLNVYEKPDYTIAPEKVWFDPPEVNSELDTFNINIISTNIGMAIADSFIIQTVRVFPDGSSQEYYNMIKAPYFKDTLSLKIPLDFTAGLGLNKFRIYLDFYHEIDELSETNNYTEVMLMIKSSDIVPVYPYKYAVIPDLPLTLKASTSYTFLGSTDFEFQLDTTDAFNSPVKQTFHITHSGGVVEWAPVFPITTDSIVYFWRVSVDSNSSHNYNWRESSFQYISGKRGWGQAHFYQFKNDDYQYVNYNKPQRRFDFMNDIKSIMCQTGYYPYIPWQDILYKVNNVIMTQWTALGESGNGMLVAVFDSVSGEPWINYNSSSFTPLFDYSCSSTNGRNALRSFISDFIPDGNYVLVYSHKNHNAANYEEELYQSFESLGSSYIRFLPNNIPYILFGKKGSPIGSAHEEQGLSINSIIKLYDSIPTKWKEGYILSEIIGPASNWSSMHWRQEAFEQENTDEVKLHVLGIRNNGVIDTLIKNIPPDSGDIYNLNTRINATLYPRLKLLVTMRDDSLHTPPQMCRWQVLYEGAPETALNPSLHYAFYKDTVQEGENILFSTATQNISTYDMDSLLIKYWVVDKNLLKHPIGSFRQRPHPAGDVLKDTVIFSTKNLDGLNSLWIEVNPDNDQMEQFHFNNLGEVKFYVGKDITNPILDVTFDGVHIMDGDIVSSKPEIQITLKDENKFFALNDTACFRVYIQYPGSTTMTRIYFMQNGQEFMQFIPAVLPNNSCKIIYNTELPQDGTYKLFVEAQDVSRNESGSNDYSISFEVINKPTITQVMNWPNPFTTATHFVFTITGSEIPTYFKIQIMTITGKVVREIDLSELGPIHIGRNITEYAWNGTDDYGDRLANGVYLYRVVTRLHGEKIELNPTAADQYFKKEFGKMFLMGN